The following coding sequences are from one candidate division WOR-3 bacterium window:
- a CDS encoding sugar phosphate isomerase/epimerase family protein — protein MVKFGISTVVMSDKDVFCSIEIIRKSSFKFIEIRCEKGHFNYEDIKEIKKLKATLKKNALTCSSLHPPLWVNIAAKEEWERMRSVREVEKIILVANRLGVPIVILHPGRGAGNIETSYLSLEEILDFAKEWRVQIVLENTFLGNFASHFSEFQAISNKFDVHLCIDTSHANAKEDQLDKFLEAFDGRIKHFHLSDSRMEGRDDHLIPYEGKINWKPITEFLNKSDGFAIFEILPRENFYPEGSDYIIRKLDEIKTRWEK, from the coding sequence ATGGTTAAATTTGGAATTTCAACTGTTGTAATGAGTGATAAAGATGTCTTTTGCAGCATTGAAATAATAAGGAAAAGCTCCTTTAAATTTATAGAAATTCGCTGTGAAAAGGGACATTTTAATTACGAAGATATTAAAGAAATAAAAAAATTAAAAGCCACATTAAAAAAGAATGCTCTTACTTGTTCTTCTTTACATCCCCCTCTTTGGGTGAATATTGCAGCTAAGGAAGAATGGGAAAGGATGAGATCTGTGAGAGAGGTAGAAAAAATAATTCTTGTTGCAAATAGATTAGGTGTTCCAATTGTGATTTTACATCCAGGAAGGGGAGCCGGAAATATTGAAACATCCTATCTTAGCCTTGAAGAGATTCTCGATTTTGCAAAAGAGTGGAGAGTTCAAATCGTTTTGGAGAACACATTTCTTGGAAATTTTGCTTCTCATTTCAGTGAATTTCAAGCCATTTCTAATAAATTTGATGTTCATCTTTGCATAGATACATCCCATGCAAATGCAAAGGAAGACCAACTAGATAAATTTCTTGAAGCTTTTGATGGGAGAATAAAGCATTTTCATCTTTCTGATAGCAGAATGGAAGGGAGAGATGACCATCTTATTCCTTATGAAGGAAAGATAAACTGGAAACCAATAACCGAGTTTCTTAATAAAAGTGATGGGTTTGCGATATTTGAAATTCTTCCTCGGGAAAATTTTTATCCTGAGGGGAGTGATTATATAATAAGAAAGTTAGACGAAATTAAAACTAGATGGGAAAAATAG
- a CDS encoding zinc-ribbon domain-containing protein — MVVACPKCESKYEVAESDVPPGGGAVRCPNCSNIFMIYREVLNIRLVPFKAGIERSVGISKTVEPGISEAKEILKKTLEVERVASRVETPIVGDQEKLMKHKKAERLGKSLAKDIYLYHKDKVERGRREGNLVELLGEEIKKSWEFYKKQVDPEVLKERNYFKEALNEIIGGGKEIFK; from the coding sequence ATGGTTGTTGCATGCCCTAAATGTGAGAGTAAATATGAAGTTGCTGAGTCAGACGTTCCACCCGGAGGAGGAGCTGTTAGGTGCCCTAATTGTTCTAATATTTTTATGATTTATAGGGAAGTGCTTAATATAAGGCTTGTTCCTTTTAAAGCTGGGATAGAAAGGAGTGTAGGGATAAGCAAAACGGTTGAACCTGGAATAAGTGAGGCAAAAGAGATACTTAAAAAGACTCTCGAGGTTGAGAGAGTTGCTTCTCGAGTAGAAACTCCTATAGTAGGAGACCAAGAGAAATTAATGAAACATAAGAAGGCGGAGAGATTAGGTAAATCTCTTGCAAAAGACATTTACTTATATCACAAAGATAAAGTAGAGCGTGGGAGGAGAGAAGGAAATTTAGTTGAACTTCTTGGAGAAGAGATAAAGAAATCTTGGGAGTTTTATAAAAAACAGGTAGATCCAGAAGTCCTTAAAGAAAGGAATTACTTTAAAGAAGCCTTGAATGAGATCATAGGAGGAGGAAAAGAAATATTTAAGTAA
- a CDS encoding C4-type zinc ribbon domain-containing protein, whose protein sequence is MEFPEKVKILIELYEKDKEIDELKSLEREVPKKIEEMDNELKGYKENLEKEEKKLALIDTKRRELEKIVEEYRLNLENFNKRKKEIHTNEEFILLKKEIEKTEETITQKEDELLEVYFEKEDQKKKVDEAKKALEERKKEIEKVKEKLLQDLKSSREELVLKEDERERIAARLQDENLLRKYIRIKSSRGTGLAIIENPECTECHSTIPPQLFVEIRKIDKIISCPSCGRILIYKWVD, encoded by the coding sequence ATGGAATTCCCCGAGAAGGTAAAAATTCTTATTGAGCTTTATGAAAAGGATAAAGAGATTGACGAACTAAAAAGTTTGGAGAGGGAAGTCCCCAAAAAAATAGAAGAAATGGATAATGAGCTTAAGGGTTATAAGGAAAATCTTGAAAAAGAAGAGAAAAAATTAGCTCTTATTGATACAAAGAGAAGAGAATTGGAGAAAATTGTAGAGGAATATAGATTAAATCTTGAAAATTTCAATAAAAGGAAGAAAGAAATCCATACTAATGAAGAGTTTATTCTTTTGAAAAAAGAAATAGAAAAAACAGAAGAAACAATTACCCAGAAGGAAGATGAGTTGTTAGAAGTCTATTTTGAAAAAGAGGATCAAAAAAAGAAGGTAGATGAGGCAAAGAAAGCTTTGGAAGAACGGAAAAAAGAGATAGAGAAAGTGAAAGAAAAACTCCTTCAAGATCTTAAAAGTTCAAGAGAGGAGCTGGTTTTAAAAGAGGATGAAAGAGAGAGAATAGCTGCAAGATTGCAAGATGAGAATTTACTTCGTAAATACATAAGGATAAAAAGCTCAAGAGGAACAGGCTTAGCAATAATAGAAAACCCTGAGTGTACAGAATGCCATTCAACAATACCTCCTCAACTATTTGTTGAGATAAGGAAAATAGATAAAATAATCTCCTGCCCATCCTGTGGTAGAATTTTGATTTATAAATGGGTGGATTAG
- a CDS encoding ribonuclease HI family protein, whose amino-acid sequence MGGLAKVFIDGASKGNPGPSGIGILILDGKNNREVKRISRKIEDTTNNVAEYKALLEAIEECKKLGFSSVEFFTDSELLSRQINGIYKIRDEKLKPLYVKIKGKLLSFRNWKLTYIPREENIIADKLAKSIPETQKK is encoded by the coding sequence ATGGGTGGATTAGCGAAAGTTTTTATTGACGGAGCTTCCAAAGGAAATCCTGGTCCAAGTGGAATAGGGATTCTAATTCTTGATGGTAAAAATAATAGGGAAGTTAAAAGAATTTCTCGGAAGATTGAAGATACGACAAATAATGTCGCAGAATACAAAGCTTTGCTCGAAGCAATTGAGGAGTGTAAAAAATTAGGGTTTTCATCAGTAGAGTTTTTTACAGATAGTGAATTACTCTCTCGGCAAATCAATGGAATATATAAAATAAGAGATGAAAAACTTAAACCCTTATACGTTAAAATAAAAGGAAAACTTTTGAGTTTTAGAAACTGGAAACTTACTTACATCCCAAGAGAAGAAAATATTATTGCAGATAAATTAGCCAAATCCATTCCTGAAACTCAGAAAAAATGA